DNA from Lathyrus oleraceus cultivar Zhongwan6 unplaced genomic scaffold, CAAS_Psat_ZW6_1.0 chrUn0838, whole genome shotgun sequence:
TGGAGACTAGTTGTGGATTAGCTATGGTATTTGCCGTAGCATGGATTGGGCGGCTAATTAGCTATTTATAAATTTCCTAGCTAAATTCAAACTAATATTTTAAAATTCCTAGTTAAACCAAAACTAAAATGTAGCAAACTTTTCGAGTTATGTTTCACAACTATATAGCTACAAATTCGCCACAATAATACAACAGTAAATCTCAAGCTAAATAAGACTAGTTaaaatatattataataattattttttatcaAACCTAAAACTAATTAGGCTagtttataaaaaaaatattcataaaaaactgttttgaaaattaagcattttaaataaacaaaagtaaaattaaaaaaactattaatataatttttttcatttaaaattgTAATTAATTACCAAAATGAGAACACAATGAAAAATCACTGACATAATTTCTAACAGCATTTATTGCTATTACATCTAAATTACAAAGGTATAAACTAAGAAAAAATGTTTTATGACAATAGCATGTGCAAgttctttctttctttttctgtATGAATCATGATGATGGGAAAGATCGAAGAGTACAATAACACATTACAACAAAATTTAAGCACATCCTTTTTAAGTTTTAAGATTTAATGATAATAAAGGCATCTCCATCATGATATGAGTACCTGAATAATTTCCAAGAGATATGGAACAGCTTAATGAACTTGTCTCCGGGGAAAATATGAAGACTGATTTAGACACACTAAACAAAAACACCAGTTCTTCATTTTCTACCACATAATGATAATCCCTCTGATGATTAAAACTCTATCTCCTGATGATAGACAATCAAACAGATAAATAAACAAAAGCTCACATTCTCGTCTCAGATACATATATATATTACCAAATGCCGACCTGATTTTGAGCACAAGCAAGAGATGTTGCATTTAAGCTGCGAAGGGGTAGGCTTCTTCCGGTGCACCAGACCAGCCCTATCTAGACAGCCTGCAGCTGTTGCATAATCTGAGCAGAATTCCATATGCGGAAATTTCAATTCTTCCATATGTTTGATGATGGCGTATGACTTGAAGATATCTCAAACCTCGTCTCTAAGAAAATTCAAGTGAAATGCTTATGTGATTAGTTTATTCGACAAAGGTTTTGAGGTTTCAGAGTGTaaaagagaggaagtgtgaaaaCTCAGTTAATCCTATTTAATTGCAGTGTTTTGTAAAAACACAAGATACTTTTAAAAACTGTACTGATAAACAAAATATAGGTGTGCGCGTTCCTTATTGCAAAAACATTGTAATCTTATACTTTTTATGTGTTTAGTTTCGAATCTTCCCTTGTCCTAATTTTGTTTTGTAAACATTTAAAAAAGTATATCCTTAGAAATTAAACACAGTAGTAAAATGGAAGTTGAGCCTAAAAATGTGGTTGAGATAAGTTTGAAATATTAGCCATAAAAGTATGGACTCATGTCTCAAGTGTTGCAATGTGTGAAGAGATTGGTTGAGATTAGGAACTGTTGTTTATGTCCAAAACACTCTAAACACTTGCTGCAGAGTTTAAGATTCGGCAATCTAGTAGTAATTTATGCCATTGCCAAGGAACTTATAGGCTTGGATTAGAAAACATTTATATGTCCTATGACTTTTTTTAACAAACTCAAAAGAATGAAGAGGAAGCTAATGTGGGTCAAGATGATGACTCATACTGATGCAGTATTGTTAATGGTTGATCAACATGGATACAAGCAAGAAGACACATGTGAGAGGCATGAGGAACATTGTCGTTACAAGAAGAGATGCAAGAACAACTAGGATAGCAAATGTAATGTTAGTTCTTAGCTAAGAAGTTGCCTATAAAGGTAGCAGCCAGACAAAGCTCGGTATGGAAGGAAACCTAACCTGACTCATCCAAAAGTATTTAGGTCATTTTGGTTTATACACATACCTGATGCGATGCTAGAAGTAAAATAGATGATATTACTAGGGTATCATCCCACAAATGCATACAAGTAGTACAATCCAAGAACTAAATTGTAGAAAAACATTAGAGGAAATAAATGTTCATTTTTAACATAAAACAGAAGAGATCCAATACAAGAAGAAGACATGATCCATGAACTTGTGTGACTTTCATGACTTTAACCAAACCAATCAGAGGTTAACAATGGTGGGCTTAAAGTCAACTATAATAACCTTTTCCAAGCTAGGAAGAAACAAATTTGCAAACTCAACATGTGCAGGATGAGCCCCATACTCTGCAATGGCTTCCACACTATCAAAGGTTGATTCAAAGACATGAGTAAAACCTTGGTGCAGGTTTTCAGCACTTACATCCGTGCCCCTATAATAC
Protein-coding regions in this window:
- the LOC127115019 gene encoding stress-response A/B barrel domain-containing protein HS1; protein product: MAETNGLVIHILLGKFKDDITQQRIDELIKGYANLVNLIPVMKSFHWGTDVSAENLHQGFTHVFESTFDSVEAIAEYGAHPAHVEFANLFLPSLEKVIIVDFKPTIVNL